In Cryptomeria japonica chromosome 1, Sugi_1.0, whole genome shotgun sequence, the sequence GAAGGCTTGGTTCTcacatgttttcttttcttaccagcTTCCACTTCAGAGTCATCCAAACTCTCTTCAGACTCTCTCATTGAATCACTATCTAACTCTTCAcctaaagaaaaaatagaatctaaCCCTTCCTCCTTAGACTCTGAGATAGAAGGTTGAGGGCAGGAAATTTGGTTGGCtttgaggtggtcataaattaaaagcatgagaccttgatgcatgggattatcacccttagggttctctttatgggccttaatggtagcattcatgGAACACAATAGAAAATAAGGGATAttgactttttcatcatacctaaaatggttcaacaaaacaaaatggtagccataaacATTTGTGAATCTACCATCGAAAGTTACATAGTGCATTCTAGAAAATAAGACatccctccatggtttaacaaaatccctaggaggatagtaagttttacttagcttaacCAGGCACTTTTTCTCCTTTGTCAtttcaggatatctttcaatgacctccttgctcaatttcatgtctctgtagtaattgcttccttccctaTGAAGACCCGTAACCTGAGCAATGAAGTCCTCATCTATGGAGATtgattgatctcccatcttcagagtgccctttctctagtttttacaAAGAACTTAGTAACTGTGGCATCGcgcccatggagcctctccataaactttgaaaaACTGCCCTTCTACAAAATGTTCCAGACatcctccttttgcttccactccttgcAGTTGCTGGGTTTGTAACGACATCGGTTTCCTCACATTTTTTCACTATTCAGAGCAGCAGGTCAAGAGTTGTAGAGATCTTTAGGCAAATTTCTCAGAACTAACAAATATACCTAGAAAGTGTGGGAAGCGGTAGCGTGAGTCTTGCAATAAATGGTATTGAACTTATTATTATTACTCATAGCACTCCTTTTAATCCATTTCATCATTACTTTGTCcctttatgatctttggggtactattgtatcgatcctGAAAAATGGTTGATCTGATGTCATCGGGGATGTGTTCTTCGCCCTTCCATGTGATCATTTTATCTTGGATGACCGCCACATTGGCTGCCCAATCATCAGAACCATTAACTTCACGATAGATATGAGATATGAagcatttctcaaaagtgttgatgagatctctagcagcctttattatgttattgatagtccatgaaggcttagaggttccctttaggcatttgatgatgttattagaatccccttctatccatagatagggacaattccatcttttggctaggagaataccttggagttcCACCATTTCTTCTGCTTTGTGGTTAGTTTGActccctataggaacaacaatcatttccttatagttaccattttcatctctgaggattgcatcacatcctgcaggACCAAGATTGCCTTTTCCAGCACTGTCAAAGTTGACTTTGAGCCAACCATGTGGGGGAGTATGCCATCTATCTTCAAGTCTTTTGTTTAGAGTGGGCTCAGGACTACCACCATACTTTAGATTCTAGGAACTTACTATGTGAGTTTCCATGGGGTTGGTAGAAATGCAAGGATTCCCAATGAgtccaatgttctccacaatagcctattgaattttctagaaaacaacatcctgggtgagagaagtgtccctgaagatatggttgttcctttctttccataaaccccacaaaatgtgagggagatatagctgccacaaagatctcaaaaaggggaTAGCCCAGTGATAattccaagaatggaacaaatcaCTGATAGTGTCAGGAAAAAACCAATCAATGCAAAAAATATTAATAAGTCTTTCCCAAATTTAAGTGCTAAAGGAACAatggatagccaaatggtccacagactcttcctccttgagacagagagcacatctattagggaaagaaaaGCCTCTACCCTTCAGATTTTCTAAGGTCaagattttgttttgaaggatagtccaaaagaaaaaaattgattttagggattaaaccctttatccaagctttagaccaaaaaggattctcAGACAGGGCTAGGGAAacaacaccatacattgaagagatagtGATGTTGCCTTTagaatcaaatttccaaataagggagtcttcctctttattcagccaagtagaagaaagatggttcttgaGATTAATAAGGTCtgggtgaatactttcaatgttcttccatttatcacctatccaatacccttcaactagagTACCATAGATTCTAATACATGAGGGAGTAAAAGGGGTCCATTCAGGGATATCTACCAAAGTTTTATCGAAGAGCtagggatcttcccaaaatctaactttcctaccattgccaacattccatttaacccctttggcaatgttgtctttacatttagaggcatgattccagatatgggacccattcatactaaaatcaaaattgatgaaagcaggaagagaagaagacaaaagagagtacttacttctccaTATTTTATACCATTCACTGTCAAAGTGGAACAGTCTCCAAACCtatttagacaagagagcttcattgagggtctgGATTCTTCTTAGGCCCAGGCCTCCATTACTTTTTGGTCTACACACCTTTTctcaagccacaagagacattcttttcttttcttcaaccCTTGACCAAagatttctttttttgaattttctcaatttcttctacaTACTTAACAGGAATTCTGaagaggctaagggcataaataggaacGCTTTGAAGGGAGGCTTTTAGAAGTTGAAGATTTctagcctgacttaaaagggcacctttccatccaacaatttttttttgaaatttgtccaccaaagaactccaaaaggaatcaagtGGTGCAATGCCCAGAGGGAGACCAAGGTAAGTGGCCGGAAGATCGGGAATCTGACATTCCAAAATTCTATTGATTCTATGTTGTCTCCTcttaggagtgttgatgaaaaacacttcacttttaacccagttGATAAGTTGGCTTGAAGCAGATGCCAACTTACACAGGGGGTCCTTGAGAGTTCTGGCTTCTGAGATGCTTGAGTCCCCCATGataatggtatcatccacaaactattggtgggagcaTGTATGATCAATTGatgaaggttggagtcccttgaaCATTCCTCTCATTGCCTTACTTTCCATAGATCtgccaaaacattcagccataattatgaagaggataggagaaatgggatccccttgcctcaatcctctaAAGACTTGAAAGAAGGTGGAGGGAGATCCATTGATGAGAAAAACAAAGGAGGCAGTGGTAATAAGTTGTTTAAAGAGATCCACACATTTGGTAGAGAAGTCATAAGCCAAAAGAACCTTCACAAGGAAAGACCAATCAAACCGACCATAGGCCTttgagagatcaagcttaaggataaAACCATGTTTCTTAGCCATAACTAGTGAATGAAGTATTCTCATGAACAGTTATTatggagtcaaggatttgtcttcctggcacaaaaccattttgttggtgaTTAATCAAAGGAGGAAAAATAGTCAGGAGTCTGGAGGTAAGGGccttagaaataattttataaaaagagttgcataagcttataggcCTAAACTTATCCATGGAATTAACAtcttgaattttggggattaatgcaatgaaggtaccattgatctctttcaaaattcttctagcaccGAAAAATTATTTGACgccattggaaacatctttcccaacaatatcccagaatTCTTCAAAGAAGAACATGGGGAATCCATCAGGTCCGGGTGCTTTGTtaacatcaaaagaaaagacaacattcttgATCTCCTGGTTCAAAGGtatagaagaaagggaggcattaatctgctcatcaatgaggcaaggaatattattaaggaaagagctttgagcatcaacatccagTCTATGATCCCTACAAAGGAGATCAACAAAGAATCTTTTGGCCTCTTTTCTTATCTCTTCCTCCATAACTAGCTCCCTGTTGTCCACAACCAATTTAGTGATCCTGTTTGCCACTTTATGTTTAATTGTCGACATGTGAAATAATCTTGTGTTCTTGTCACCTTCCTTCAGTCAAGTAcatcttgatctttgtttccaaaaaaattcttctttggcaataatttcatggtattttttaaggatttcattttcttcaacaattgacATAGTAGAGAAACCATCCTTCTAAATTTGAGCCtgtattttattgaggtcttcctgaattttacCTTTGGccacaaaaatattcccaaagttggTTTTTTTCCATAACCTTATGTTGTCTTTgatacttttgagtttcttcactaCTCTATACATGGCAGTGCCCTCAACTTTgatgttccaccattcctgaattttaAGAATGAGGTCAGGATGAAgtgtccacatcttttcaaatataAAAGGAAAGTTCCTTCTTCTGTTTATTGAGTCAGCATAGAAAGTTATAGGATAATGGTCAGACCCAAACCAAATTTGAGCGGATAGGGAACAGTAATAATGTCTTTACCAATCATAAAAAATAAGAGCTCTACTAGAcaaacttgaataaggtcatttccagtcctcctgttagtccaagtgtaattgcatccctgaatatccacatcattgagagcctgagagtTTATAAAGTCCATGAGGGCCAGTCTACTTTCCAGCTGAGAagggcttcctccaaatttttcctcctctctcaagggagtattgaagtctcccaagACCAACCAGCTTAAATTCTTGAAGCTGTCCCTTATTTCcattaattttttccaaaaattgcttatggctttcaaggtattaggagcataaatattagtgaggatccaagatgttccatcttttaaatgctcaaattttatgcaagagaaatttttttcttgaataagaacttgacctttaacactattgagattccgAATGGTTGCAATGCCTCTAGAGACACCTTCTAAGCTACCACCACTAATGCTACCAAATttaaagaacttcaaagattctacCTTATCTCTACTCAagttagtttcttgaataagaaaaatatcaagttttctatcccttatcatattcctaataatatcatgcttatggggattatttagtccccttatattccaagagatgatcttcatagttacttaccaattcctagctcCTTCAGAGTCTTCTGAGTCGCATCTGCTATATTTTTTGCTGGCCTCCTTGTCTTTGACTTTATGGTTTGAAAGTagtcctagagaagaagaaacatacCTGACATTAGCTTGGGCAATTCTTCTAGACTTCCTTACTTGGGAAGCTGAGGGGGTggatcctttcttattcctgtattttggtattttccactcagctTCTTTCTCAAGATTAGCTTCAGGGTTACTGAGAATtctggaaatttcttcttcatcacCCCATTTAGGAAATCTGGAGTCCTGTGAAGTACTATTGACTATTTTAGAAATTTGATCTGAATCTGAGAGATTCATTCCCAATATAGCACATTTCtaggcttcttgcatttcagagtTGATCAAAAGCGGGGAAGAGTCGGTCTTTTCTTCTTGAGagccagtgatctccccttccttagGTTGTTCCTCTCCATTGGGTGCTTCCTTGCTAGCCAAAGTATCAACAATTACCATCTCAGCTATTGCTTATAAGGATTCAGGTTTTCCTTTAGATTCCTTTATTCAGATCTACCTTTCTAGGGGGTTGTTCACTTTTGTTAACTCCTTCCTCAGGACTTCCTGAGTGGGGAGGTTAGATAGGGGTTGAGGGTATCACTTCCTTGTTTTCCCCTAAGGGTCCAAAGCAGTTATTATCAACAAAGTCAGCTTCCTTACTTTCTGAGTTTTTTACTTGCCATACCTTTTACTTTCAGCCGATGGTTTGGCTTGCTTGAGCTCCCCTTTAGGCTTGAGAGGACAAGATTTAGCCCAGTGACCTTCTTTCTTGCAGTGGAAAcaagcaaaggggatagattcatattctattaGTTGCTTCCATGTTCCCAATTTTGACACAATGTCTATCTCTTTcggcatatctgcatcatgagctatccctacacaaaatctaGCATGAGTAAGCCTCCTTTTTGAGGCCATGACTGGGTCTATTGAGAGGAGctcaccaaaggagcttgctattctAGAGAAAATACTTTCTacccaatactcaagaggcaaacctggtaaTTTTACCCAAACTGGGACCTGTGccagaagagaatcattcatgttaAGATTCGGATGCCATTTTCGAAGGACCAATGCTATCTTTTCAACCATCTAGGGACTACCACAAAGAatccttgttttatcttcttcacatgagaaagAAAAGGTAAGGAGGCCTTTAGGCAAGGCTGAGATTTTGACattacctttcaaagcccatttcctTTTAACATAGGCCCTTACCACTTTGATGTTTGGACGAGAACCCATAAACTTGCCTACTAGGTAGTTCGACATACTGCTAATATTATGATCTGGAACCGAATCAaggatagagatagcaaacttacgACCAGTATGGTCAGATAtgttcttgacaggaggtaaagagtATTTTCCCGTTGGtcttgttccaaaaagggatgaccattttctagatttGAGTCCATTCTCCAATACCTCTTCACGTGGGCTGGACCCCCCACTTGACTCCCCCTGTGATTTCAAAGACCACTTTCTTCTCTAGCAGAGTACCAACAGCCTACAAAGTCTTGTCCACCTTTGGAATATctagaggcttgtccttctcccccatagGACCAACTCCATCATtttggccgctcccaccattggaaccagagttcccgccttgcggggaatttgaaatttgaatgtttCTCTTCTCCATGGGAGTTCCAAgaatatttaaaagagaaaaaaaaatgattttttttttatattgttatctattggttttctaaggattaccaactgGTTATATACCTATCGCTACAGGTGAGTTtattaagtggtaattagggtttgttaccctatcgataGTATAATAAATGTAGTGGGAAAGTTAATAAAAGGAAATTTTActattatttttaccctaattgcattcgtaGATGAATTTGTGATCACTTGTAGAGCGAAACAGAGTATTGTTAGCAGATTATGAATGAATTTGTGCTACGATTGAAAAAGTTGAATCAGATTTGAAGCAAAGTAAGATGACTCAGGTGTGAAAGCGAGAGAGCAACCAGAGACCTTAGAAGCTTGAAGGGAACAAGGTATTTTGATCAATATTCTCTTGTAAGTTAGATTATTTTAAATGGCATCGTCATCTACCCTAGCAGAAATTATTTTTATCACTATGGAAGCTATGGAGTCTATGGGATTGgataaaatagaatcatataatgcattgtctcaagttcttgatggtgtttttattaaaggagatttgtctagttacatagattgcaaaattgaggatctagggtcattAGCAATCTATTCTTAGCTTAAATCTTTGTGTGAGAAGAATGGGAAGATCAAACCCGAATATATTAGGGTTCATGAGAAATTTTttcataatgcagtatattttctagaatattttgaGGAGGAACATGTCAGGATTATCCTTAGCTGTGTACATGGAgggaatatgtatcttgataggtctcaCCCTATCATAAAGGAGGTTATTCATGCAGTAGTCAATTTTTGCCAAATCGGTGAAGTACCAAAATTGAGAACAATCTCAAAGGAGACTATTATTGCATTGACAAAGACCACTGTTGATGGTCATGCAATTTCTGTCAACAACATTGCAGATCAAAGAGTCATATTTGCAACTATGGTTATTGGCTACtggatattctattctagtagaatgaatagtgtaccatctgTTGTTGTGCATGCCACCTACAGGATGATGATAGAGGATGCAGATTATGATTTGTACGAAGCAATGAGAATTCAATTGATGTTGAACATagaatcaattaagaaggacaacaattaAAAGTTTAAATACAGTCAACTGTTGattggtttgtttttctactttcaaaattttatTCCAAGAATTGGTGACATGCAATGGTCAAAGGACATACTAGTGACAacccaaatcaagaatagcattaaggctatgaagatcacatttcctgttgccatgaacaaatattttaatgagtttcaaaagaatatgagcatgagattaaggttaTTAGATGAAGTGGTGAAAAACTATGAAAAAGACATATGTTTCACTGTAACCACTGAATTTTGCCTTATAGAGGCTATTGaacccaaagaagaagaaatggaagaaatgagctattaagtcaactatgacttactaatcagttatgccaacaaccttttggcatcacCTAAGGATTcaaagaagaaaagactgggaacttatCAGTAAAGGATTATACCTACTCAACCCAGTAGtaccaaggagaaaaagaagaaagttgatcaACCAACTTCTATGATCACAGGTACAAGGGTAACTAGAATTATTCAAAGCAAGAAGGAACCGATACCCaaggtatatgcaaagaagtagATTGCAACAAGGAAGAGAGGAAGACATCTCATTATTCAAGAGGAATCTGAGGAAACTGATACTAAAGAAGAGACCAAGAAGATGAAAGTGACTGGAAAGAAATCCAAACCAATAGTAGACATTTCTAAAcaaagtattcctattaatgtttCAATATTCAAACCAATGAGTGATTTTGAGAGGAATTTAAACTTATTAGGAAGAAAAtggtttgataatgtaaaagaatatTTTAATTCGTTTGATGAAGGTTAGAAACAAGAAGTGGTAaaag encodes:
- the LOC131857513 gene encoding uncharacterized protein LOC131857513, encoding MVEKIALVLRKWHPNLNMNDSLLAQVPVWVKLPGLPLEYWVESIFSRIASSFGELLSIDPVMASKRRLTHARFCVGIAHDADMPKEIDIVSKLGTWKQLIEYESIPFACFHCKKEGHWAKSCPLKPKGELKQAKPSAESKRYGK